One genomic segment of Anaerobiospirillum thomasii includes these proteins:
- a CDS encoding 1-acyl-sn-glycerol-3-phosphate acyltransferase, which produces MSVQRNAETKPLSSEDSIFDDIRPCRDSEVKSELEKIYNDEELISGIIKFRYPLLSRLASFILKPLIRARLKKYCSTINTIADFQTKVATYMRHMMSTTTDGVEFVGFDKLDNKKGYLFISNHRDISLDPAFVDYGLHECGFQTVRIAIGDNLLRTPAATALMRLNKSFIVKRKAMSPREKLKAILQLSSYIGLSIQEGHSIWIAQREGRAKDGDDKTELAVLKMFYMYGRDKKMSFKDYMKTLNIVPVSISYEYDPSDLAKARELDELERNGSYKKGELEDIDSIVNGIRGYKGRVRIVAGSPITDEVETPEQLAYLIDNFIYNNYAMYPSVMYAAGHKDNLNAQSVDVFEKRISQMPENLRKRVLSMYAMPFVNREKINSLKENYRD; this is translated from the coding sequence ATGTCAGTGCAGCGTAACGCTGAAACCAAGCCATTGAGTTCTGAAGATTCAATATTTGATGATATAAGACCATGCAGAGACAGTGAAGTTAAAAGCGAACTTGAAAAGATTTACAATGATGAAGAGCTTATAAGCGGAATTATAAAATTCAGATATCCTCTTTTATCACGACTTGCATCTTTTATCTTAAAACCGCTAATCAGGGCCAGACTTAAAAAATACTGTTCTACCATCAACACCATTGCTGATTTTCAGACAAAGGTTGCAACCTATATGCGCCATATGATGAGTACTACCACAGATGGTGTAGAATTTGTAGGCTTTGATAAATTAGATAATAAAAAAGGCTATCTTTTTATCTCCAATCACAGAGATATTTCACTTGATCCTGCCTTTGTCGATTACGGTCTGCACGAGTGCGGCTTTCAGACAGTGCGTATTGCAATTGGTGACAATCTGCTGCGTACTCCGGCTGCCACTGCCCTTATGCGTCTTAACAAAAGCTTTATTGTAAAAAGAAAGGCCATGTCGCCGCGTGAGAAGCTCAAAGCTATTTTACAGCTTTCATCATATATAGGACTGTCAATTCAGGAGGGGCATTCTATATGGATTGCCCAGAGAGAGGGCAGAGCCAAGGACGGCGATGACAAGACAGAGCTTGCTGTACTTAAGATGTTTTATATGTACGGCCGTGATAAAAAGATGTCCTTTAAGGATTACATGAAGACACTCAATATTGTGCCTGTGTCCATATCCTATGAATATGACCCATCCGATCTGGCCAAAGCCCGTGAGCTTGACGAGCTTGAGCGCAACGGCAGTTATAAAAAGGGTGAGCTTGAGGATATTGATAGCATAGTCAACGGTATCAGAGGTTATAAGGGCCGTGTGCGTATTGTGGCAGGCTCTCCTATTACAGATGAGGTTGAGACCCCAGAGCAGCTGGCATATCTTATTGACAATTTTATCTACAATAATTATGCCATGTATCCATCTGTCATGTACGCTGCAGGACATAAAGACAATTTAAATGCCCAGAGTGTGGATGTCTTTGAAAAGCGCATCAGTCAGATGCCTGAGAATTTACGCAAGCGTGTCCTGTCTATGTATGCAATGCCTTTTGTAAACAGAGAGAAGATAAACAGCCTCAAAGAGAATTACAGGGATTAG
- a CDS encoding DJ-1 family glyoxalase III produces MTTALVCYADGSEDIEVTAITDILNRGGVKVVKAAVAESGRTTVTLAHGSVITTDKNIADCTDNYDLIAIPGGLAGSEACRDCEILINKLKSQKNAGRYIGAICAAPGFVLSTHGLIGNARATGYPGCKTDTIINYCTDGVVTDSDARLVTGQGPAYALDFALALLEALEGKDVADRVAAGMLHSCAAK; encoded by the coding sequence ATGACAACTGCACTGGTCTGTTATGCAGATGGTTCTGAGGATATTGAAGTTACTGCCATTACCGATATTCTAAATCGTGGCGGCGTCAAGGTTGTAAAGGCTGCAGTGGCAGAGAGCGGACGTACTACAGTGACACTGGCTCATGGCAGTGTTATAACTACAGATAAAAATATTGCAGACTGTACTGACAATTATGATCTTATTGCAATTCCTGGCGGTCTTGCCGGATCTGAGGCCTGCCGTGACTGTGAGATTTTAATCAATAAATTAAAGTCACAGAAAAATGCAGGACGCTATATAGGTGCAATCTGCGCCGCTCCAGGCTTTGTGCTCTCAACCCATGGGCTTATTGGCAATGCCAGAGCCACAGGCTATCCTGGCTGCAAAACAGATACCATTATCAATTACTGCACAGATGGTGTGGTGACAGACAGTGATGCAAGACTGGTGACTGGACAGGGTCCTGCCTATGCTCTTGATTTTGCCCTCGCTCTGCTTGAGGCACTTGAGGGCAAAGATGTAGCTGACAGAGTGGCAGCCGGCATGCTGCACAGCTGCGCTGCAAAATAA
- the glgX gene encoding glycogen debranching protein GlgX: protein MLKLRSNIQFLHGLTYGATPTEDGCYFVIWAPNATGIVIHFYTLTEHKLGAIELKERKGGKWIGFIEGAQVGMCYAIEALGEENIDKGYYFKKGRFLVDPYARALNRPFKYDEELYLNNSEQFIPKCIIKPEVMEFDWQGIGKPYVDREGIILYEAHIRSMTMLNPKVPPHLRGTYLGFCHESVIEHLKRLKITTVQIMPVAASMSEPHLVKNGLVNYWGYNPVCFMAPDPRYACDPNNVIDEFKTMVRELHRNNISVILDVVFNHTAEGGIDGPVVCYKGLDAIGYYSYEIVNGRRDLHQFLNYTGCGNTFDCDNKIALRLVYESMVYWTNQMRVDGFRFDLGVTPARDHRNTGFEFNRKSSFFKLFTCDRYLNTALLIGEPWDLGPGGYRLGGYPTGWSEQNDKFRDTVRRFWRGDPGLTAVFATRLMGSRDVFAKGYRSINASVNYVTYHDGFTLEDLVSYSHKHNELNGENNRDGTDENFSSNCGVEGPTKDRAILKKRRQLKRNFLATVIISQGIPHILSGDELCKSQRGNNNSYCQDNDLNYLDWTHTQEKEDLIKFIGLLCSLRKQSKAISELNLDDDNFHILEKNYIVKWRLPSGHPVRDDVWESPSFKSFLLYLGSKDIDHERWCLLFNASDREVIFNLPITPHNKKWSARVDTSEEDGIPRRLSDESGLKDVCAPWSLKILYMETLTQIQEFETGSDLLRHLNRMTQLKYGKNR, encoded by the coding sequence ATGCTTAAATTGCGATCTAATATTCAGTTTTTACATGGCCTTACCTACGGGGCAACACCTACTGAGGATGGGTGTTACTTCGTAATCTGGGCTCCAAATGCCACAGGTATAGTCATTCATTTTTACACCCTGACCGAGCATAAGCTTGGGGCCATTGAGCTCAAAGAGCGCAAGGGCGGTAAATGGATAGGCTTTATCGAAGGGGCTCAGGTTGGCATGTGCTATGCCATTGAGGCTCTGGGTGAGGAAAATATTGATAAGGGCTATTATTTTAAAAAGGGCCGTTTTTTGGTAGATCCTTATGCCAGGGCATTGAACAGACCTTTTAAATATGATGAGGAACTGTATTTAAACAATTCAGAGCAGTTTATACCCAAGTGCATAATAAAGCCTGAGGTTATGGAGTTTGACTGGCAGGGTATAGGCAAGCCTTATGTAGACAGAGAGGGCATCATTCTGTATGAGGCCCATATCAGAAGCATGACCATGCTAAATCCAAAAGTACCGCCACATCTGCGCGGTACCTATCTTGGTTTCTGTCACGAAAGCGTCATTGAGCATCTAAAGCGTCTTAAAATCACCACAGTGCAGATTATGCCTGTAGCTGCGAGCATGTCAGAGCCGCATCTTGTTAAAAACGGCCTTGTCAATTACTGGGGCTATAATCCTGTGTGCTTTATGGCACCAGATCCCCGTTATGCCTGTGATCCAAACAATGTCATAGATGAGTTTAAGACCATGGTGCGCGAGCTGCATCGCAACAATATCTCTGTTATTCTTGATGTGGTGTTCAATCACACAGCAGAGGGCGGCATTGACGGTCCTGTGGTGTGCTACAAGGGTCTTGATGCTATTGGCTATTACTCCTATGAAATTGTCAATGGCAGACGCGATCTGCATCAGTTTTTAAATTATACAGGCTGCGGCAATACCTTTGACTGTGACAACAAGATTGCACTGCGACTTGTCTATGAGAGCATGGTCTACTGGACCAATCAGATGCGTGTTGACGGCTTTAGATTCGATCTTGGTGTCACCCCGGCGCGCGATCATAGAAATACAGGTTTTGAGTTTAACCGCAAATCAAGTTTCTTCAAGCTCTTTACCTGTGACAGATATTTAAATACAGCCCTGCTTATAGGTGAGCCGTGGGATTTAGGTCCTGGCGGCTACAGACTTGGCGGCTATCCTACAGGCTGGTCTGAGCAGAATGATAAATTCCGCGATACAGTGCGTCGCTTCTGGCGTGGCGATCCTGGCCTTACTGCTGTCTTTGCCACAAGACTTATGGGTTCGCGTGATGTCTTTGCCAAGGGGTATCGCTCTATTAATGCTAGCGTCAACTATGTCACCTATCATGATGGCTTTACGCTTGAGGATCTGGTCTCATACAGCCACAAGCACAATGAGCTAAACGGTGAGAACAACAGAGACGGCACTGATGAGAACTTTTCATCCAACTGCGGTGTGGAGGGACCTACAAAAGACAGGGCCATTTTAAAGAAAAGACGTCAGCTCAAGCGCAATTTCCTGGCTACAGTCATTATCTCGCAGGGCATTCCGCACATACTCTCTGGTGATGAGCTGTGCAAGAGTCAAAGGGGCAATAATAACAGCTACTGTCAGGACAACGATCTTAACTACCTTGACTGGACGCACACACAGGAGAAGGAGGATTTAATTAAATTCATAGGCCTTCTGTGCTCACTGCGCAAGCAGTCAAAAGCTATATCAGAGCTTAATCTTGATGATGACAACTTCCATATTCTTGAGAAGAATTATATTGTCAAATGGCGTCTTCCATCAGGGCATCCTGTACGCGATGATGTATGGGAAAGTCCATCATTCAAGAGCTTTTTACTCTATCTTGGCAGTAAGGATATAGATCATGAGCGCTGGTGTCTGCTCTTTAATGCATCAGACAGAGAGGTTATTTTCAATCTGCCAATTACACCGCACAACAAAAAGTGGAGTGCACGTGTGGATACATCAGAGGAGGATGGCATACCGCGCCGTCTGTCTGATGAGTCAGGTCTTAAGGATGTATGTGCCCCATGGAGTCTTAAAATTCTGTATATGGAGACACTTACACAGATACAGGAGTTTGAGACAGGATCAGATCTGCTGCGTCATTTAAACCGTATGACACAGTTAAAGTATGGTAAAAACAGATAG
- a CDS encoding FtsX-like permease family protein: MLSLKLALKFYLSKKYGPLARFMSIASTTGIALGVAALIIGLSAMNGFERELHSRVLSVIPNATLNAQNDYFRYSDNTLEILSKSSHIQALSTAVELDCVVTNNKDFYPVKLMGVDPKSESKVVSIQNFMSAPLSELYSDNDEIKAIIGANLAKKLKVNVGDELKAFGVKPGSEASSDLLSHSVKFTIKVAGLLKIGGELDSSLVYIAYDKALHLASLQGPNAIHIKTDDLLKARNIVVNAAKGLTEGASLSTWITSQGKLYNDIMMIRQIMYLAMILVMAVACFNIISNLIMTVTEKKREIAILLTMGLKRSQIIKSFCLLGLISGSIGTAIGAFIGIAFSVLLTPFTEYLKNSFGIVLLNEDLYFISFIPSQLKLSDIMIIVTTAMSLSVAASLYPALKASRTNVVDGLNY, from the coding sequence ATGTTAAGTCTAAAACTTGCCTTAAAATTCTATCTGTCAAAAAAGTACGGACCTTTAGCCCGCTTTATGTCCATTGCCTCTACCACAGGCATAGCTCTTGGTGTTGCCGCCCTTATCATAGGTCTTTCAGCTATGAACGGCTTTGAAAGAGAGCTGCACTCAAGAGTACTTTCAGTCATTCCCAATGCCACTTTAAATGCTCAGAATGATTATTTCAGATACAGTGACAATACACTTGAGATTTTAAGTAAAAGCAGCCATATTCAGGCACTCTCCACAGCTGTGGAGCTTGACTGTGTTGTAACTAACAATAAAGATTTTTATCCTGTAAAGCTCATGGGTGTAGATCCTAAGAGCGAAAGTAAGGTTGTCTCTATACAGAACTTTATGTCAGCTCCTTTATCTGAGCTTTACAGTGACAATGATGAGATTAAAGCCATCATTGGTGCCAATCTTGCCAAAAAACTTAAAGTCAATGTGGGAGATGAACTCAAAGCCTTTGGTGTAAAACCCGGCAGTGAGGCAAGCTCTGATCTGCTCTCACACTCAGTCAAATTTACCATCAAGGTTGCAGGTCTTTTAAAGATAGGCGGCGAGCTTGACAGCTCCCTTGTCTATATTGCTTATGACAAAGCCTTACACCTTGCCTCACTGCAGGGACCTAATGCCATACATATAAAAACAGATGATCTGCTAAAGGCCCGCAATATTGTGGTCAATGCAGCAAAAGGTTTGACTGAAGGGGCATCACTTAGCACCTGGATTACCTCTCAGGGCAAGCTCTACAATGATATTATGATGATAAGGCAGATAATGTATCTGGCTATGATTCTGGTAATGGCTGTGGCCTGTTTTAATATTATCTCCAATCTTATTATGACAGTGACAGAGAAAAAAAGAGAGATAGCCATTTTACTGACAATGGGTCTAAAGCGCAGTCAGATTATAAAAAGCTTTTGTCTTTTAGGCCTTATCTCAGGCTCTATTGGAACAGCTATAGGAGCTTTTATAGGTATTGCCTTTTCTGTACTGCTGACACCTTTTACAGAATATTTAAAAAACAGCTTTGGTATAGTGCTTTTAAATGAGGATCTTTATTTTATAAGCTTTATACCATCACAGTTAAAGCTCTCTGACATAATGATTATTGTGACAACAGCCATGTCTTTATCTGTTGCAGCTTCTTTATATCCAGCCCTTAAGGCCTCACGCACCAATGTTGTAGACGGTCTTAACTACTGA
- the glgB gene encoding 1,4-alpha-glucan branching protein GlgB, with amino-acid sequence MLIDALNSATLRNPFETLGLQQDADGKWRMRAWMPGAKSVKVLPLKGGNEICTLSCITPEGLFESEIDVKEPFHYKFKVEYPDATIDVIDPYQFRDEAFYGLSTMYEKPENIYKTLGAQLIEVEIDGVKVRGTKFAVYAPSATCVSVIGDFNFWDGRRHPMARSLMGHWVLFVPGIEQGNRYKFEIKDPNGNRLPHKADPVGFYHEQYPSFASIVCDQKNYQWNDSKWIKSQLNDKLRRPMSIYEVHLASWKRKQDGSSLSYRELADELVAYVKNMGYTHIELLPVMEHPFSGSWGYQPTGLFAPTSRFGSIDDFKFFVDTCHQNEIGVILDWVPAHFPTDAHGLARFDGTPLYEYEDPRRGWHPDWNSLIYDFGRDTVRNFLIASALIWLDYYHIDGLRVDAVASMLYWDYSRKEGEWVPNVNGGNINYEAVSFLKWFNEEVYRNYPHAMTIAEESTAFTGVSRPTFSGGLGFGFKWNMGWMHDSLEYMKEDPLFRKYHHGEMSFSMIYAYNENFVLSISHDEVTHGKHSLLYKMPGDEWQQCANLRAFLAYQYAHPGKKLNFMGTEIAQSSEWNHDSQLEWWLLQYDKHQGVNRLIKDLNTLYKSERVMWENDYDPKSFAWLDVNDAEHSVFAMLRTLHDKSGNIEDEFVAVSNFIPVPYIAYRLGVPRPGTYKVVVNTDDKQYWGSGFVTGPEKMVSSNISWHGQYHSIVLDLPPLATVFIKRIGD; translated from the coding sequence ATGTTAATAGATGCATTAAATTCAGCAACATTAAGAAACCCTTTTGAAACTCTCGGCCTGCAGCAAGATGCTGACGGCAAATGGCGCATGCGCGCCTGGATGCCGGGAGCTAAATCTGTAAAAGTGCTGCCTTTAAAGGGGGGCAATGAGATATGCACCTTAAGCTGTATAACTCCAGAGGGTCTGTTTGAAAGTGAAATTGATGTCAAAGAGCCATTTCACTATAAATTCAAGGTTGAATATCCAGATGCCACTATTGACGTAATTGACCCATATCAGTTCAGAGACGAGGCTTTCTACGGTTTATCCACCATGTATGAAAAGCCTGAGAATATCTATAAGACCTTAGGTGCCCAGCTTATTGAAGTTGAAATTGACGGCGTTAAAGTGCGCGGTACCAAGTTTGCAGTCTATGCCCCATCAGCCACCTGCGTAAGCGTCATAGGCGACTTTAACTTCTGGGATGGCCGCCGTCATCCTATGGCCCGTTCATTAATGGGTCACTGGGTATTATTTGTACCAGGTATTGAGCAGGGCAACCGCTATAAGTTTGAGATCAAGGATCCAAACGGCAACAGACTGCCGCACAAGGCCGACCCTGTTGGTTTCTATCACGAGCAGTATCCATCATTTGCCTCTATTGTCTGCGATCAGAAAAACTATCAGTGGAATGACAGCAAGTGGATCAAGAGTCAGCTTAATGACAAGCTAAGACGTCCTATGTCAATTTATGAGGTACACCTTGCCTCATGGAAGAGAAAACAGGATGGTTCATCCTTATCCTACAGAGAGCTTGCCGATGAGCTTGTAGCCTATGTCAAGAATATGGGCTACACCCATATTGAGCTCTTACCTGTCATGGAACACCCATTCTCAGGTTCATGGGGTTATCAGCCAACAGGTCTGTTTGCTCCAACCTCACGTTTTGGCTCAATAGATGATTTTAAATTCTTTGTAGATACCTGCCATCAGAATGAAATTGGCGTGATTTTAGACTGGGTACCAGCCCACTTCCCAACCGATGCTCATGGTCTGGCCCGCTTTGACGGTACACCTCTGTATGAGTATGAGGATCCAAGACGCGGCTGGCATCCTGACTGGAACTCGCTGATTTATGACTTTGGCCGTGATACTGTGCGCAACTTCCTTATTGCCTCAGCTTTAATCTGGCTTGACTACTATCATATAGACGGTCTGCGTGTTGATGCTGTAGCCTCCATGCTCTATTGGGACTACTCACGCAAGGAAGGTGAGTGGGTGCCAAATGTCAACGGCGGCAATATCAACTATGAGGCTGTAAGCTTCCTCAAGTGGTTTAATGAGGAGGTTTACAGAAACTATCCTCATGCCATGACCATAGCTGAGGAGTCAACTGCCTTTACCGGTGTATCACGTCCAACCTTCTCAGGCGGTCTTGGCTTTGGCTTTAAGTGGAATATGGGCTGGATGCATGACTCACTTGAGTACATGAAAGAGGATCCTCTCTTTAGAAAATATCATCATGGCGAGATGTCCTTCTCCATGATCTATGCTTACAATGAAAACTTCGTCTTATCCATATCCCATGACGAGGTCACCCATGGCAAGCATTCACTGCTTTACAAGATGCCAGGAGATGAGTGGCAGCAGTGTGCCAACCTAAGAGCCTTCCTTGCCTATCAGTATGCCCACCCAGGCAAGAAGCTCAACTTCATGGGTACAGAAATTGCCCAGAGCTCTGAGTGGAATCATGACTCTCAGCTTGAGTGGTGGCTTTTGCAGTATGACAAGCATCAGGGTGTCAACAGGCTTATCAAGGATCTTAATACTCTGTACAAGAGTGAGCGCGTCATGTGGGAGAATGACTATGATCCTAAGAGCTTTGCCTGGCTTGATGTTAATGATGCCGAGCATTCTGTTTTTGCTATGCTGCGTACACTGCATGACAAGAGCGGCAATATTGAGGATGAATTTGTAGCAGTATCCAACTTCATACCTGTGCCATATATTGCCTATAGACTTGGTGTGCCGCGTCCTGGCACCTATAAGGTAGTGGTCAATACCGATGACAAGCAGTACTGGGGTTCAGGCTTTGTCACAGGCCCTGAGAAGATGGTTTCATCAAATATCTCATGGCATGGACAGTATCACTCCATAGTGCTTGATCTGCCACCTCTGGCCACTGTATTTATCAAGCGTATAGGTGATTAA
- a CDS encoding FKBP-type peptidyl-prolyl cis-trans isomerase, giving the protein MKISRNTVVAVSFVATDETNQVVGRTQAGKPIIALVGHGYLVPGLEKAIDGHQRGEEFSVTLNPADAYGVYDESLRQTVSIDMFGDYPIEEGDVFEAEDSSGRLIPVVIKKINETTVDLDSNHPLAGKTITFLVTIEDVRAATQEEIAHGHAHPNGVCPSENQGGGCCGGGCGCGGHGHHHGEDHECCGGHGHHHGEDHECCGGHGHHHGDDHECCGGHGHHHGEDHESCGGHGQHEGHHGCGCGRHQH; this is encoded by the coding sequence ATGAAAATTTCACGTAATACAGTTGTGGCTGTAAGTTTTGTTGCAACAGACGAGACAAATCAGGTTGTAGGTCGCACCCAGGCCGGCAAGCCAATTATTGCTCTGGTCGGCCACGGCTATCTCGTGCCAGGTCTTGAAAAGGCCATTGATGGACATCAGCGCGGTGAGGAATTCTCCGTAACTTTAAATCCTGCAGATGCCTATGGCGTTTATGACGAGTCCTTACGTCAGACAGTTTCCATCGATATGTTTGGTGATTACCCTATTGAAGAGGGTGATGTATTTGAAGCTGAAGACTCATCTGGCAGACTGATACCTGTTGTTATCAAGAAGATCAATGAGACCACTGTTGACCTTGACAGTAATCATCCTTTAGCCGGCAAGACAATTACCTTCCTCGTAACTATTGAGGATGTAAGAGCTGCCACTCAGGAGGAGATTGCCCACGGTCACGCCCATCCAAATGGCGTATGCCCATCTGAGAATCAGGGTGGAGGATGCTGCGGCGGTGGCTGCGGTTGCGGCGGACACGGCCACCACCACGGTGAGGATCATGAGTGCTGCGGCGGACATGGCCATCACCACGGTGAGGATCATGAGTGCTGTGGCGGACACGGCCACCACCACGGTGATGATCACGAGTGCTGTGGCGGTCACGGCCATCACCACGGTGAGGATCATGAGAGCTGCGGCGGACACGGTCAGCATGAAGGTCATCATGGCTGCGGCTGTGGCAGACATCAGCACTGA
- the thiI gene encoding tRNA uracil 4-sulfurtransferase ThiI, with translation MKLIVRLFPEISIKSRPVRNRLIKLLQNNIINVGRHHHYECHVTAQWDKLLVRIGEASDMSMRDMVIRDFGRIPGIHSFMEISEFEFKTFEDIFAKAGPLYGPSLEGRSFAVRVKRRGNHEFTSQQAERMIGGMFKQGYANNGVSLNSPETTINIEIDQDRCYLITDRHTGLGGYPVGSLGSAMSLISGGFDSGVATYQAIRRGLKVHYLFYNMGGTAHELGVKQESYFIWDRFASSHRVKFVTVPFEPIVGQILERTHHGVRGVILKRMMVRVASLIASKLECEALVTGESLGQVSSQTLTNLSHIDRVSSMLVLRPLSMSDKQDIIDEAEFIGTADFAKSMPEYCGVISDHPNVCPKESFVLEQEALMDDNLVEQAVESCRVMDIKDIPGDTQKLETELEFTDTIASNEVVIDVRAPDDALKTPLAVEGSEVLTIPFYKIAREFESLDRLKTYALYCDQGIMSRMQAAQLKQMGYHNVKVYRPKSL, from the coding sequence ATGAAACTAATAGTAAGACTTTTTCCTGAAATATCTATCAAAAGCCGTCCTGTTCGCAACCGTCTTATCAAGCTTTTGCAGAACAATATTATCAATGTAGGCCGTCACCATCACTATGAGTGTCATGTCACTGCACAGTGGGACAAACTTTTAGTGCGTATAGGCGAGGCCTCTGACATGTCTATGCGTGACATGGTCATAAGAGATTTTGGCAGAATTCCTGGTATTCACTCCTTTATGGAAATAAGTGAATTTGAATTTAAGACCTTTGAGGATATTTTTGCAAAGGCAGGCCCTTTATACGGACCTTCTCTTGAGGGCAGAAGTTTTGCTGTACGCGTCAAGCGCAGAGGCAATCATGAGTTTACCTCACAGCAGGCTGAGCGCATGATAGGTGGTATGTTCAAGCAGGGTTATGCCAACAATGGTGTAAGTCTTAACAGCCCTGAGACTACTATCAATATTGAAATAGATCAGGACAGATGCTATCTGATAACTGACAGACACACAGGTCTTGGCGGTTATCCTGTAGGCTCTCTTGGCTCTGCCATGTCTTTAATCTCAGGTGGTTTTGACAGTGGCGTTGCCACCTATCAGGCCATACGCCGCGGCCTTAAGGTTCATTATCTGTTCTATAACATGGGTGGTACAGCCCATGAACTTGGCGTCAAGCAGGAGAGTTATTTTATCTGGGATCGCTTTGCCTCATCCCACAGAGTTAAATTTGTAACTGTTCCTTTTGAGCCTATTGTAGGTCAGATTTTAGAGCGCACCCATCATGGTGTAAGAGGTGTTATTTTAAAACGCATGATGGTGCGTGTAGCCTCGCTTATTGCCTCAAAGCTTGAGTGTGAGGCTTTAGTTACAGGTGAAAGCTTAGGTCAGGTTTCATCACAGACTTTAACCAATCTCTCCCATATTGACAGAGTAAGCTCTATGCTGGTGCTGCGTCCTCTGTCTATGTCAGACAAGCAGGATATTATTGATGAGGCAGAGTTTATTGGTACAGCTGATTTTGCCAAATCCATGCCCGAGTACTGCGGTGTGATATCAGATCATCCTAATGTCTGCCCTAAGGAGTCTTTTGTGCTTGAGCAGGAGGCTTTAATGGATGACAATCTTGTAGAGCAGGCTGTAGAGAGCTGCCGCGTCATGGATATTAAAGATATTCCTGGTGATACACAAAAGCTTGAGACAGAGCTTGAATTTACAGATACCATAGCCTCAAATGAGGTGGTGATTGATGTAAGAGCACCTGATGATGCGCTAAAGACACCGCTTGCAGTTGAAGGATCTGAGGTACTGACTATTCCTTTTTATAAGATTGCCCGTGAGTTTGAAAGTCTTGACAGACTTAAAACCTATGCACTCTATTGTGATCAGGGCATTATGAGTCGCATGCAGGCAGCCCAGCTCAAACAGATGGGCTACCATAATGTCAAAGTCTACAGACCAAAGAGTCTCTAA
- a CDS encoding AAA family ATPase, whose protein sequence is MKQKYLTSVSDFKTIIESKAVYVDKSRYLKAILDFDPESLDQGDDIMLFLRPRRFGKTLSLSMIEHFCRLDYDSQSSQIQL, encoded by the coding sequence ATGAAACAAAAATATCTGACATCTGTTTCTGATTTTAAAACAATTATTGAGTCTAAGGCTGTATATGTAGATAAAAGCAGATATTTAAAAGCCATTTTAGATTTTGACCCTGAAAGTTTGGATCAAGGCGATGATATTATGCTTTTTCTAAGACCGCGCCGTTTTGGAAAGACACTTAGTCTGTCTATGATAGAGCACTTTTGCAGGTTAGACTATGATTCCCAGTCAAGTCAGATACAGTTGTAA